A portion of the Choristoneura fumiferana chromosome 20, NRCan_CFum_1, whole genome shotgun sequence genome contains these proteins:
- the LOC141439111 gene encoding LOW QUALITY PROTEIN: uncharacterized protein (The sequence of the model RefSeq protein was modified relative to this genomic sequence to represent the inferred CDS: inserted 2 bases in 2 codons), translating into MNGQLPKCIKMGESTLLLLITLFLWARCFVLAENNECPLKCDCLEQYVDCSNKNLMSVPKIPEWVEQLDLSYNKLNGNVTEGFDKFSSLKVLKLDKNSLHVIPNLLQHNHLQEVSLNRNNIGSIDTGHFPVNSLIRILNLNSNHIKFIANGALNNLTNLEVLKLNRNDITSLPNHLFMYQSSLRTLEINHNKLHIINGLLFQGLSNLTTLRMRFNNIGNIMDGAFFGFKSVHSLQLDHNKIRRISKGWMYGLESLVTLSMSNNLVSEIDLGSWELCTILEDLDLSHNYLVEVQGTTFQHLVNLQTLNLSNNNISMIYHDAFSRMFHLDTLLLNNNKISWTVEDMSGPFSKLQNLMKFSLAANHIKSINSKAFEGLSKLVELDLANNNITSIQQHAFDSMPKLRKLHLNSTSLLCDCNLLWIIKWIREKAEQKYITATCAYPEEVRDVAXSKLKEDNCGDSPKPKVIQHPKTHLAIKGRSANLICSATSNPXSNMTFLWRKNNGNISNPLVYENVTESGQPRATSILVIPNLTHADSGKYQCVVSNNFGTTYSSKAKVNIVTFPRFTKAPLNITVKTGETVTLNCAATGEPTPEISWKKDGGNDFPAARERRMNVMPTDHVFFIVNAKTTDMGIYSCAAKNPAGTIISNATLTVLEEPSFIRVMENKEVTSGDSVVLQCMISGSPKPALKWLKDGVPVVHTNRHYYAADDQLLIIISAEPADAGRYECEITNELGTKKDMTELRILPPVAIMVNEEDMTGIIIITVVCCAVGTSIIWVVIIYHTRRRMTTAVPSFPAESLKMTQVVHSDSSESPHLFPDNISEHSSCKDSGTGDSAKQTSFDGVPTDKNDQVHFEPVVCQTYSPVPEAHKLLPSSFKPSIQVCVNTSVTPATYSFSSHSINN; encoded by the exons ATGAATGGGCAGCTACCCAAATGCATAAAAATGGGAGAATCCACTTTGTTGTTGTTGATAACTCTATTCTTATGGGCACGATGTTTTGTTCTCGCTGAAAACAATGAATGTCCGCTAAAATGTGATTGCTTAGAGCAATATGTTGATTGTTCAAATAAGAATTTAATGTCTGTGCCAAAAATTCCTGAATGGGTGGAACAATTAGATCTCAGCTACAACAAATTGAATGGAAATGTAACAGAAGGTTTTGATAAGTTTTCGAGTCTGAAAGTTTTGAAGTTGGACAAAAATTCACTGCACGTCATTCCTAATCTTTTACAACACAATCACCTGCAAGAAGTGAGTCTGAACAGAAACAACATTGGCTCCATTGACACGGGCCATTTTCCCGTAAACAGTTTGATCAGAATATTGAATCTAAATAGCAATCACATCAAGTTTATTGCAAATGGTGCCTTGAACAATTTGACCAATTTAGAAGTATTGAAGTTGAACAGGAATGACATTACATCATTGCCAAACCATTTGTTCATGTATCAGTCCAGCTTGAGAACTCTTGAAATTAACCATAACAAGCTTCATATTATAAATGGACTGCTTTTTCAAGGACTGTCCAACTTAACAACTCTAAGAATGAGATTCAACAATATTGGCAATATAATGGACGGTGCCTTTTTTGgatttaaatcagttcattcATTGCAATTAgatcataataaaataagaagaaTTTCCAAAGGATGGATGTATGGATTGGAGTCATTGGTAACATTGTCAATGTCAAATAACTTAGTGTCCGAAATTGACTTGGGCAGTTGGGAGCTATGCACTATCTTAGAGGATTTGGATTTGTCACACAACTATTTAGTTGAAGTGCAAGGAACCACCTTCCAGCATTTAGTAAACCTGCAGACACTCAACTTGAGCAATAACAATATATCCATGATATACCATGATGCATTCAGCCGCATGTTCCATCTAGACACATTGcttttaaacaataacaaaatctCTTGGACTGTGGAAGACATGTCTGGACCATTTTCAAAGCTacaaaatttgatgaaattcagTCTGGCTGCTAATCATATAAAATCTATTAACTCAAAAGCATTTGAAGGGTTGTCTAAACTTGTGGAGTTAGACCTAGCCAATAATAACATTACATCTATTCAACAGCATGCTTTCGACTCAATGCCCAAATTAAGGAAACTGCATTTAAACTCTACCTCTCTGTTGTGTGATTGTAACTTACTTTGGATAATAAAGTGGATAAGAGAAAAGGctgaacaaaaatatataacagcTACTTGTGCCTACCCAGAAGAAGTAAGAGATGTTG ATTCCAAATTGAAAGAAGACAATTGCGGAGATTCACCAAAACCAAAAGTAATCCAGCATCCTAAAACTCACCTGGCTATTAAAGGGCGATCTGCAAATTTGATTTGTTCAGCAACTTCTAATC TCAGTAACATGACATTCCTTTGGAGAAAAAACAATGGAAACATTAGTAATCCCCTTGTATATGAAAATGTGACAGAGTCTGGCCAACCCCGAGCTACATCAATTCTTGTAATACCGAATTTGACCCATGCAGATTCTGGCAAATATCAGTGTGTTGTAAGCAACAACTTTGGAACAACATACTCTTCAAAAGCAAAAGTAAATATTGTTACATTTCCCCGTTTCACAAAGGCTCCATTGAACATCACAGTGAAAACTGGAGAAACTGTAACACTGAATTGTGCTGCTACAGGGGAACCTACTCCTGAAATATCTTGGAAAAAAGATGGTGGCAATGATTTCCCAGCAGCTAGAGAAAGGAGAATGAATGTCATGCCAACAGATCATGTGTTCTTCATTGTCAATGCAAAGACAACGGACATGGGAATATACAGCTGTGCAGCAAAAAATCCTGCTGGCACTATTATTTCTAATGCCACCCTGACAGTACTTGAAGAACCTTCATTTATAAGAGTAATGGAAAATAAAGAAGTAACAAGTGGTGACTCTGTAGTATTGCAATGTATGATATCTGGATCTCCGAAACCAGCCCTTAAGTGGCTGAAAGATGGTGTGCCAGTTGTACACACCAACCGGCATTATTATGCAGCAGATGACcaacttttaattataatttctgCAGAACCTGCGGATGCAGGGCGATATGAGTGTGAGATTACAAATGAGTTAGGAACAAAAAAGGACATGACCGAGTTGAGGATCTTGCCACCTGTGGCTATTATGGTAAATGAGGAAGATATGAccggtattataattataactgtgGTGTGTTGTGCAGTGGGAACTTCTATAATATGGGTAGTTATAATTTATCATACTAGGAGGCGCATGACAACTGCAGTGCCTTCTTTTCCCGCCGAAAGTTTAAAAATGACACAAGTGGTACATAGTGATAGTAGTGAATCGCCTCATCTGTTTCCAGACAATATATCTGAACATTCATCATGCAAAGACAGTGGAACAGGTGATTCGGCCAAACAAACGAGCTTTGATGGAGTGCCTACAGATAAGAATGATCAAGTGCATTTTGAGCCTGTTGTATGTCAGACTTATTCTCCAGTGCCAGAAGCACACAAACTTCTTCCTTCTTCATTCAAACCATCTATCCAAGTTTGTGTTAATACTTCTGTAACACCAGCTACTTATAGTTTTTCTAGTCACAGTATTAACAATTAA